The proteins below come from a single Corylus avellana chromosome ca3, CavTom2PMs-1.0 genomic window:
- the LOC132175716 gene encoding uncharacterized protein LOC132175716 codes for MACYVDEDEVWKCLKHPSKRRRSGICPVCLRDRLSALCPECANARPCACCANAVTTSSSSSSSSSFSRFSSDGVGAVGRVSNLIESEPAFRRSRSLAIPFLRSRSRFVGTENELKEPLPSLAPSKGKSTPFWAVFRSHKSKKVETSEEEDEDVRARRAMMLRSRSVAVSVTSDSGSGIGDKRAKGRSWYFPSPIKALRQSKIAKVVQERSPLYRG; via the coding sequence ATGGCGTGTTATGTGGACGAAGACGAGGTCTGGAAATGTCTTAAACACCCCTCCAAGCGCCGCCGGAGCGGGATATGTCCAGTTTGTCTTCGGGACCGGCTCTCCGCGCTCTGCCCCGAGTGCGCCAACGCTCGGCCCTGCGCGTGCTGCGCAAACGCTGTGACTACGTCGTCTTCGTCCTCCTCCTCGTCCTCCTTCTCTCGCTTTTCGTCCGACGGCGTCGGAGCCGTCGGGAGAGTCTCCAATCTGATCGAAAGCGAACCAGCGTTCCGGAGGTCCAGATCGCTCGCTATTCCTTTCCTCCGGTCCCGGTCACGGTTTGTTGGCACCGAAAACGAACTGAAAGAACCGTTGCCGTCGCTGGCTCCGAGCAAGGGCAAATCGACTCCGTTTTGGGCGGTGTTCAGGTCGCACAAGAGCAAGAAGGTTGAGACGAGCGAAGAAGAGGACGAGGACGTGAGAGCGAGGAGGGCGATGATGCTGAGGTCAAGATCCGTCGCCGTTTCGGTGACGTCAGATTCCGGTTCCGGCATCGGAGATAAAAGAGCAAAGGGAAGAAGTTGGTATTTCCCGAGTCCGATAAAGGCTCTCCGACAGTCAAAGATTGCGAAGGTGGTTCAGGAACGGTCTCCTTTGTACAgaggttga